One segment of Neodiprion fabricii isolate iyNeoFabr1 chromosome 1, iyNeoFabr1.1, whole genome shotgun sequence DNA contains the following:
- the LOC124183579 gene encoding NADPH-dependent diflavin oxidoreductase 1 isoform X1: MTSKILILYGSETGTAQDVAEQIWRDAKRVGADCSVISMDDYDIKNLISERIVIFVVATAGQGDPPTNMKKFWRFLLRKNLLANSLHNMYYGVLGLGDSSYVKYNFAAKKLSKRLAQLGGTEILSIGLADDQHDLGIDAVTVPWIEQLWTNLSTLFDIPTRIPMSDKNNIITKFNVSLIDNCSSVTAEDAYSRNDIYRHELYMNHDTIKVGRVIETTRMTSIDHFQDVRLLKFHVENAKYEPGDVVYLRPKNSAEKVQQFFDVLKNNGVFLHQNITVIVSPSEIQIPNILKQKLTLGQIVEQYWDLNYKPRKYAMEILSLITESELEKEKLIEFTTPNGQEELYNYVNRPRRNIVEVLNDFPNATKNLNIQLLFEIMSPIKPRAFSIASSLKHMPNEIDILVAVVRYKTKLAEPRLGLCSNWLASLNLGDETTLWVQRGTFNFNYSKPAILIGPGTGIAPFRAFLLEKRIMKNDLSDCLLFFGCRNQLKDYHCKKDFELMIENNKLKMFCAFSRDHDHKIYVQHKIREHRNIFWQFLANGANIYLAGSSKNMPGNVREEIVSLVKKFGELTDADAESYVSKLEKTGRYQTETWS, translated from the exons ATGacatcgaaaattttaatattatatggAAGTGAAACTGGAACGGCTCAGGACGTGGCAGAACAAATTTGGAGAGATGCCAAAAG AGTTGGTGCAGACTGTTCTGTCATTTCAATGGACGattatgatataaaaaatttgatttccgAACGAATAGTTATATTCGTTGTTGCCACAGCTGGTCAAGGTGACCCACCTacaaacatgaaaaaattttggcgcTTTTTATTGCGGAAAAACTTACTGGCAAACTCGCTGCACAATATGTATTATGGAGTACTAGGACTGGGAGATAGTTCCTATGTCAAGTACAACTTTGCTGcgaaaaaattaagtaaaagaCTAGCTCAGTTAGGTGGAACAGAGATTCTATCCATTGGATTGGCCGATGATCAACACGATCTTGGTATTGATGCTGTCACAGTACCATGGATTGAACAATTATGGACTAATTTATCTACATTATTTGATATTCCTACAAGAATCCCAATgagtgataaaaataacatCATCACCAAATTTAATGTCTCTCTCATTGATAATTGCAGCTCTGTTACTGCAGAAGATGCATATTCACGCAACGATATATATAGACATGAATTATATATGAATCATGATACCATCAAAGTCGGCAGAGTTATTGAAACGACTAGAATGACTTCAATCGATCATTTTCAGGATGTTAGATTACTGAAATTTCATGTCGAAAATGCCAAGTATGAGCCTGGGGATGTGGTTTACCTGAGGCCAAAGAACTCTGCTGAAAAAGTACAACAGTTTTTTGatgtgttaaaaaataatggagTTTTTTTACATCAGAATATAACTGTCATTGTAAGTCCttcagaaattcaaattcctaATATATTGAAGCAGAAATTAACTCtgggacaaattgtggaacaATATTGggatttgaattataagccAAGAAAATATGCAATGGAGATCTTGAGTCTAATAACTGAAAGTGAGTTAGAAAAGGAGAAATTAATAGAATTCACCACACCCAATGGGCAAGAAGAATTATACAATTATGTTAATAGGCCTAgacgaaatattgttgaagTTCTAAATGATTTTCCAAATGCCACAaagaatttaaatattcaattattattcgagATTATGAGCCCAATAAAACCAAGAGCATTCAGCATTGCATCTAGCTTGAAACATATGCCAAATGAAATCGATATTTTAGTCGCTGTTGTGCGGTACAAAACAAAACTTGCCGAGCCTAGGCTGGGTTTGTGCTCAAATTGGCTTGCCAGTTTGAACCTAGGAGACGAAACCACGCTTTGGGTTCAAAGAGGAACTTTTAACTTCAATTACTCTAAACCGGCCATTTTGATTGGACCTGGCACTGGTATTGCACCATTCAGAGCATTTCtattagaaaaaagaataatgaaaaacgaCTTATCGGATTGTCTGCTTTTCTTTGGATGCAGGAACCAACTTAAGGATTATCATTGTAAAAAAGATTTCGAATTGATGATAGAAAATAACAAGTTGAAAATGTTTTGTGCCTTCTCAAGGGATCATGATCACAAAAT ATATGTCCAGCACAAAATACGCGAGCATAGGAATATTTTTTGGCAATTTCTTGCAAACGGggcaaatatttatttagctGGTAGCTCGAAGAATATGCCAGGCAACGTTAGAGAAGAAATTGTCTCactggtgaaaaaattcggtGAATTAACAGATGCTGATGCTGAAAGTTATGTTAGTAAATTGGAGAAAACTGGACGCTATCAAACAGAGACTTGGAGCTAG
- the LOC124183579 gene encoding NADPH-dependent diflavin oxidoreductase 1 isoform X2, protein MDDYDIKNLISERIVIFVVATAGQGDPPTNMKKFWRFLLRKNLLANSLHNMYYGVLGLGDSSYVKYNFAAKKLSKRLAQLGGTEILSIGLADDQHDLGIDAVTVPWIEQLWTNLSTLFDIPTRIPMSDKNNIITKFNVSLIDNCSSVTAEDAYSRNDIYRHELYMNHDTIKVGRVIETTRMTSIDHFQDVRLLKFHVENAKYEPGDVVYLRPKNSAEKVQQFFDVLKNNGVFLHQNITVIVSPSEIQIPNILKQKLTLGQIVEQYWDLNYKPRKYAMEILSLITESELEKEKLIEFTTPNGQEELYNYVNRPRRNIVEVLNDFPNATKNLNIQLLFEIMSPIKPRAFSIASSLKHMPNEIDILVAVVRYKTKLAEPRLGLCSNWLASLNLGDETTLWVQRGTFNFNYSKPAILIGPGTGIAPFRAFLLEKRIMKNDLSDCLLFFGCRNQLKDYHCKKDFELMIENNKLKMFCAFSRDHDHKIYVQHKIREHRNIFWQFLANGANIYLAGSSKNMPGNVREEIVSLVKKFGELTDADAESYVSKLEKTGRYQTETWS, encoded by the exons ATGGACGattatgatataaaaaatttgatttccgAACGAATAGTTATATTCGTTGTTGCCACAGCTGGTCAAGGTGACCCACCTacaaacatgaaaaaattttggcgcTTTTTATTGCGGAAAAACTTACTGGCAAACTCGCTGCACAATATGTATTATGGAGTACTAGGACTGGGAGATAGTTCCTATGTCAAGTACAACTTTGCTGcgaaaaaattaagtaaaagaCTAGCTCAGTTAGGTGGAACAGAGATTCTATCCATTGGATTGGCCGATGATCAACACGATCTTGGTATTGATGCTGTCACAGTACCATGGATTGAACAATTATGGACTAATTTATCTACATTATTTGATATTCCTACAAGAATCCCAATgagtgataaaaataacatCATCACCAAATTTAATGTCTCTCTCATTGATAATTGCAGCTCTGTTACTGCAGAAGATGCATATTCACGCAACGATATATATAGACATGAATTATATATGAATCATGATACCATCAAAGTCGGCAGAGTTATTGAAACGACTAGAATGACTTCAATCGATCATTTTCAGGATGTTAGATTACTGAAATTTCATGTCGAAAATGCCAAGTATGAGCCTGGGGATGTGGTTTACCTGAGGCCAAAGAACTCTGCTGAAAAAGTACAACAGTTTTTTGatgtgttaaaaaataatggagTTTTTTTACATCAGAATATAACTGTCATTGTAAGTCCttcagaaattcaaattcctaATATATTGAAGCAGAAATTAACTCtgggacaaattgtggaacaATATTGggatttgaattataagccAAGAAAATATGCAATGGAGATCTTGAGTCTAATAACTGAAAGTGAGTTAGAAAAGGAGAAATTAATAGAATTCACCACACCCAATGGGCAAGAAGAATTATACAATTATGTTAATAGGCCTAgacgaaatattgttgaagTTCTAAATGATTTTCCAAATGCCACAaagaatttaaatattcaattattattcgagATTATGAGCCCAATAAAACCAAGAGCATTCAGCATTGCATCTAGCTTGAAACATATGCCAAATGAAATCGATATTTTAGTCGCTGTTGTGCGGTACAAAACAAAACTTGCCGAGCCTAGGCTGGGTTTGTGCTCAAATTGGCTTGCCAGTTTGAACCTAGGAGACGAAACCACGCTTTGGGTTCAAAGAGGAACTTTTAACTTCAATTACTCTAAACCGGCCATTTTGATTGGACCTGGCACTGGTATTGCACCATTCAGAGCATTTCtattagaaaaaagaataatgaaaaacgaCTTATCGGATTGTCTGCTTTTCTTTGGATGCAGGAACCAACTTAAGGATTATCATTGTAAAAAAGATTTCGAATTGATGATAGAAAATAACAAGTTGAAAATGTTTTGTGCCTTCTCAAGGGATCATGATCACAAAAT ATATGTCCAGCACAAAATACGCGAGCATAGGAATATTTTTTGGCAATTTCTTGCAAACGGggcaaatatttatttagctGGTAGCTCGAAGAATATGCCAGGCAACGTTAGAGAAGAAATTGTCTCactggtgaaaaaattcggtGAATTAACAGATGCTGATGCTGAAAGTTATGTTAGTAAATTGGAGAAAACTGGACGCTATCAAACAGAGACTTGGAGCTAG